The following are encoded in a window of Brettanomyces bruxellensis chromosome 9, complete sequence genomic DNA:
- a CDS encoding uncharacterized protein (BUSCO:EOG092609JB), whose translation MKNSTAAGKFAEMTHKYSRTVHLPKCDFANRSNRKLIEEKLLPQTTSELYKWNIEKPLKDGKLSNLFILHDGPPYANGDIHIGHALNKVLKDIILRYELLRGKKVFYRPGWDCHGLPIELKMLERHEREKRKAERRLKVKIAAAEREADQGEAARLRAELTGLRGRHMGPLEIIRESRKHAQATQKKQAESFERLGILGDFAHPYLTLSRGFVVDQLKVFGRLFERGLIHRQEKPVYWSCENATALAEGELEYHEHVSRAAYVKFPVVRLSGALREGREGDKLSEGDNLNGGDKLNEGDLPENDKLCGKNKSSVGVLSEKDKLNKHDKLCEGNLHEHDKLNEHDELSERKLSEGNSSEENKSTHQLEPISALVWTSTPWTLASNKAICINENLRYTLVESDEDGVMIVASSCLDAVRQLKPGLRELGVEFAGRDILGSRYVNPLVGGGVGATETVGSPTEMPFLHGSHVTAGTGTGLVHTAPGHGQDDYLVCRRHGIAPYSPVDARGRFTADLPGPLRDMAGLKVLTRGNDRMIDRARALGMCFHVDNHYVHSYPYDWRSKKPVVIRATPQWFIDVSQIKARTIDALTGRVKFWPPRGLRRLTSFIANRDEWCISRQRSWGVPIPVLYRRDTGEPLMSSGVIARAAEIIAAEDVDAWFAPEDGPAMARWLPAGFTGDPAQYTKGRDTMDVWFDSGSSWTVVRDYLRREGILDQAVSRGYLADVYLEGSDQHRGWFQSSVLTAVGSWDPEKVEKGGLEKSDILGKSNILDKPIISDGSPNLASSTASTNLEKSTSNLQSSTASTNLEKSASNSEKSTSPYTANKLTSTSPPVSSTKIALPTLPYHNVITHGFTLDEKGDKMSKSLGNTIAPAEILDGNKQRGIPALGVDGLRLWVSQSDYSSDVTVGPTVLGHVAENLKKFRFTFRFMLGNLHGFGGSAHRDPAADPLGGYAGDPLGGYAGDPLGGYAGDPLGGYAGDPLGGYALDPLDRYTLSRLQALEQTASQCYRDYNFARVVKETNFFVNNVLSALYFDIKKDCLYTDAVDSPRRLATQAVLAEVLRTLVSVLGPILPMLAQEVWTASPAFLTRGVASPFIAGWHPVPTAYRRPDLEADFTRLLALRDRIRALTDTATRRDRAVRNSLETAAYVTADPEGELFAFLKKYNSYLADYLLVSRFVLNGQPPAHPRYDYRDAHADIAGLGHCSISLVPSDRLKCPRCWKFTRDEGTELCGRCQHVVDRRGRMQVEG comes from the exons ATGAAAAACAGCACTGCAGCAGGCAAGTTTGCCGAAATGACCCACAAGTACTCCCGGACGGTACATCTCCCGAAGTGCGATTTTGCCAACCGGTCGAACCGAAAACTGATCGAGGAGAAACTTTTGCCGCAGACGACGAGCGAATTGTACAAGTGGAATATTGAGAAACCACTCAAGGACGGGAAATTGAGcaatttgtttattttgcACGACGGCCCGCCGTACGCGAACGGGGACATCCACATCGGGCACGCGCTGAACAAGGTGCTTAAGGACATAATTTTGCGGTACGAGCTACTGCGGGGTAAGAAGGTGTTTTACCGGCCCGGGTGGGACTGCCACGGGTTGCCGATCGAATTAAAGATGTTGGAGCGGCACGAGCGGGAGAAGCGCAAGGCGGAGAGGCGGCTGAAGGTGAAGATCGCGGCGGCCGAGCGGGAGGCGGACCAGGGGGAGGCGGCTAGGCTGAGGGCGGAGCTCACGGGACTTCGCGGGCGGCATATGGGCCCGCTCGAGATCATCAGGGAGTCGCGGAAGCACGCGCAGGCGACGCAGAAGAAGCAGGCGGAGTCGTTCGAGCGGCTCGGGATCCTGGGGGATTTCGCGCACCCGTACCTGACGCTGAGCCGGGGGTTCGTGGTGGACCAGCTGAAGGTGTTCGGGCGGCTGTTCGAGCGGGGGTTGATCCACCGGCAGGAGAAACCGGTTTACTGGAGCTGCGAGAACGCGACTGCATTGGCGGAGGGGGAGTTGGAGTACCACGAGCACGTTTCGCGGGCGGCGTACGTGAAATTTCCGGTCGTGCGATTGAGTGGGGCTTTGAGGGA GGGGAGAGAGGGAGATAAATTAAGTGAGGGAGATAACTTAAATGGAGGGGATAAATTAAATGAGGGAGACTTACctgaaaatgataaattatGTGGAAAGAATAAATCAAGTGTGGGAGTCTTATCTGAAAAGgataaattaaataaacATGATAAATTATGTGAGGGAAACTTACATGAACATGATAAATTAAATGAACATGATGAATTaagtgaaagaaaattaagTGAAGGAAACTcaagtgaagaaaataaatcaaCTCATCAACTTGAACCCATCTCAGCTTTGGTGTGGACTTCAACCCCCTGGACATTGGCCTCCAACAAAGCCATCTGCATCAACGAAAATTTGAGGTACACACTGGTGGAGTCGGACGAGGACGGCGTGATGATCGTCGCGTCGAGCTGCCTGGACGCGGTCCGGCAGCTGAAGCCCGGGCTCCGGGAGCTGGGCGTGGAGTTCGCGGGCCGCGATATTTTGGGCAGCCGGTACGTGAACCCGTTGGTGGGAGGTGGGGTCGGGGCAACGGAAACAGTAGGCTCCCCCACGGAGATGCCCTTCTTGCACGGGTCGCACGTGACGGCAGGCACGGGCACGGGCCTTGTGCACACGGCGCCCGGCCACGGCCAGGACGACTACCTTGTGTGCCGGCGGCACGGCATCGCCCCGTACTCCCCGGTGGATGCCCGGGGCCGGTTCACCGCGGACCTACCGGGCCCCCTCCGGGACATGGCCGGCCTCAAGGTGCTCACCAGGGGAAACGACCGCATGATTGACCGGGCCCGGGCCCTCGGCATGTGTTTCCACGTGGACAACCACTACGTGCACTCGTACCCATACGACTGGCGGTCCAAAAAACCAGTTGTGATTCGTGCCACGCCGCAGTGGTTTATCGACGTGTCGCAGATCAAGGCACGGACGATCGACGCGCTCACCGGCCGGGTGAAATTTTGGCCCCCCCGCGGACTGCGGCGATTGACGTCTTTTATCGCGAATCGCGATGAGTGGTGTATTTCGCGGCAGAGGTCGTGGGGCGTGCCCATCCCGGTGCTGTACCGGCGGGACACAGGGGAGCCGCTGATGAGCAGCGGGGTGATAGCGCGGGCGGCCGAGATCATTGCGGCCGAGGACGTCGACGCGTGGTTTGCCCCCGAGGACGGCCCCGCGATGGCCCGGTGGCTGCCTGCGGGCTTCACCGGGGACCCCGCTCAATACACCAAGGGCCGCGACACCATGGACGTGTGGTTCGACTCGGGCTCCAGCTGGACAGTCGTTCGCGACTATCTCCGGCGTGAGGGGATTCTCGACCAGGCCGTCAGCCGCGGCTACCTCGCGGACGTCTACCTCGAGGGCTCGGACCAGCATCGCGGGTGGTTCCAGTCGTCCGTACTAACTGCCGTGGGGAGCTGGGATCCGGAAAAAGTAGAGAAGGGGGGATTAGAAAAGTCAGATATTTTaggaaaatcaaatattttagatAAACCAATTATTTCTGACGGTTCACCTAATTTAGCAAGCTCAACTGCTTCAACCAATTtagaaaaatcaacatcaaATTTACAAAGCTCAACTGCTTCAACCAATTTAGAAAAATCAGCTTCAAATTCAGAAAAATCAACCTCCCCATATACTGCAAATAAATTAACCAGTACATCTCCCCCTGTTTCATCGACCAAAATTGCCCTCCCTACACTCCCATATCACAATGTCATCACCCACGGTTTCACCCTCGATGAAAAAGGCGACAAAATGTCGAAATCCCTCGGCAACACAATTGCCCCCGCGGAGATTCTCGACGGCAACAAGCAGCGCGGGATCCCTGCGCTCGGCGTCGACGGACTCCGGCTCTGGGTCTCGCAGTCCGACTACTCCTCCGACGTCACTGTCGGCCCCACCGTGCTCGGCCACGTCGCggaaaacttgaaaaaatttagatTCACTTTCCGGTTCATGCTCGGCAATTTGCACGGCTTCGGCGGCTCCGCCCACCGCGATCCCGCGGCCGATCCCCTTGGAGGCTACGCGGGTGATCCCCTTGGAGGCTACGCGGGTGATCCCCTTGGAGGCTACGCGGGTGATCCCCTTGGAGGCTACGCGGGTGATCCCCTTGGAGGCTACGCGCTCGATCCCCTCGACCGCTACACGCTCTCCCGGCTCCAGGCCCTCGAGCAGACCGCCTCGCAGTGCTACCGGGACTACAACTTCGCGCGCGTGGTGAAAGAAACTAATTTTTTCGTCAACAACGTCTTGTCTGCACTGTATTTTGACATTAAAAAAGACTGCCTTTACACAGATGCAGTTGATTCACCCCGTAGGCTCGCAACTCAGGCTGTGCTTGCCGAGGTTCTCAGGACCCTGGTCAGCGTGCTGGGCCCAATTTTGCCTATGCTGGCCCAGGAAGTCTGGACTGCCTCCCCGGCCTTCCTCACGCGCGGGGTCGCCTCGCCCTTCATCGCGGGCTGGCACCCGGTGCCCACCGCGTACCGCCGCCCGGACCTAGAGGCCGACTTCACCCGGCTCCTCGCGCTTCGCGATCGCATCCGGGCCCTCACCGACACCGCCACCCGGAGAGACCGGGCCGTCCGCAACTCTCTCGAGACCGCCGCCTACGTCACCGCCGACCCCGAGGGCGAACTTTTTgccttcttgaaaaaatacaacTCCTACCTCGCCGACTACCTGCTCGTGTCCAGGTTTGTGCTTAACGGGCAACCTCCCGCTCACCCGCGGTACGACTACCGCGACGCCCACGCCGACATTGCTGGTCTCGGCCACTGCTCCATCAGCCTCGTGCCTAGTGACAGGCTCAAGTGCCCGCGGTGCTGGAAATTCACCCGCGATGAGGGCACCGAGCTCTGCGGCCGCTGCCAGCACGTCGTCGACCGCAGGGGCCGCATGCAGGTGGAAGGTTGA
- a CDS encoding uncharacterized protein (SECRETED:SignalP(1-19)) codes for MQPLKAIFVLVASVALAEAKALTQKVFSPYALTNKTLVLYDERIQDDFTSQYSQLLQAIRSAGSDVDVKRIEPDSVIALFDDYEQRLYDNLLVMPSKSRLLASNLDFKSLEEFSRKGGNMLLLTSGQGSQTDVSVFLNQLGIYPSPKAYRLVDYHNSNNWQLGVDKIENPVFLNPHIVPEGSQVSELAYQNGSGALLAGNEFIIPVLRAKETSITYDVDRGFVGSQSTWHSGSDGFLMLAHQARNNARVFWAGSDTFLADSHFQKDLAHGIWRWVSRVNGVLKSDRFEHTKVDRDGLPLAVQDGYKVKDFCKFETAFSKWNGTAWVPYETTDAQLEFIMLDPYYRLNLTLDGTSNDSALYSTIFQIPDHHGMFTFKVDYSRPGLTFLKQYSVVPVRHLANDEYPRSWQITNSWVYVASFFSVVVAWLVFVFLFIVSGKKPLASAEKKKE; via the coding sequence ATGCAGCCCCTCAAAGCAATATTCGTGCTTGTGGCTTCGGTTGCACTAGCCGAGGCCAAGGCTTTAACGCAAAAGGTGTTTTCCCCATACGCTTTGACAAATAAGACTTTGGTGCTTTATGATGAGCGAATCCAGGATGACTTCACTTCGCAGTATTCGCAGCTTTTGCAGGCAATCCGGAGCGCCGGATCGGACGTGGACGTCAAGCGAATCGAGCCGGACTCCGTGATCGCGTTGTTCGATGATTACGAGCAGAGATTGTACGATAATTTGTTGGTGATGCCTTCAAAATCAAGATTGTTGGCAAGCAACCTGGACTTCAAAAGCCTCGAGGAATTTTCTAGAAAGGGCGGCAACATGCTCCTTCTCACGAGTGGCCAGGGCTCGCAGACCGACGTGTCAGTTTTCCTCAACCAGTTGGGAATATACCCAAGTCCAAAGGCCTACAGGTTGGTGGATTATCACAATTCTAATAATTGGCAGTTAGGCGTGGACAAGATCGAGAATCCAGTGTTTCTAAACCCGCACATCGTCCCGGAGGGTTCCCAGGTGAGCGAATTGGCGTACCAAAATGGCTCGGGAGCACTTTTGGCCGGAAACGAGTTCATAATCCCCGTTTTGAGGGCCAAAGAGACGTCTATTACGTACGACGTGGATAGAGGCTTTGTGGGCAGCCAATCGACGTGGCACTCCGGGTCGGATGGCTTCTTGATGCTCGCACACCAGGCTAGAAACAACGCGAGGGTGTTCTGGGCGGGTTCCGACACATTTCTTGCCGATTCGCACTTCCAGAAAGATTTGGCACACGGTATCTGGAGGTGGGTTTCCCGGGTCAACGGAGTGCTCAAGTCGGACCGGTTTGAGCACACGAAGGTGGATCGGGACGGCCTTCCATTGGCTGTTCAGGATGGCTACAAGGTGAAGGACTTCTGCAAGTTCGAGACTGCATTTTCCAAGTGGAACGGAACTGCTTGGGTTCCTTACGAAACAACAGATGCACAGCTCGAGTTCATCATGCTTGACCCGTATTACAGGTTGAACTTGACGCTTGATGGCACCTCGAACGACTCGGCATTGTACTCAACCATTTTCCAGATCCCCGACCATCATGGAATGTTTACTTTCAAGGTCGACTACAGCAGACCTGGCCTCACATTCCTCAAGCAGTACTCAGTCGTGCCTGTTCGGCACTTGGCCAACGATGAGTACCCGAGATCGTGGCAAATCACCAACTCCTGGGTTTACGTGGCAAGTTTTTTCAGTGTGGTTGTTGCCTGGCTGGTGTTTGTCTTCTTGTTCATTGTTTCTGGCAAGAAGCCGTTGGCCAGTGccgagaagaagaaggagtaG